Below is a genomic region from Pseudocalidococcus azoricus BACA0444.
TCAAATTTGGCTGGAGTCTCAACCTGAAACAATTCAACAAAAATTAGCAACCTATTACCCTAAGCTAGAAAACGATATTCCCATCCCAGGCCTGCAATTGGGCAATATTTTCATTAGCATCCAACCGCCCCGTGGCAATGACTTAGACCCAAATACCAATTATCACAATCCCGACCTGCCACCCACGCCCAGTTACCTCAGTTTCTATCTCTGGATCCGTCACCAATTCCAGGCCAATGCCGTGATTCATATCGGGAAACATGGGAATTTAGAATGGCTCCCCGGTAAAAGCGTGGCCCTCTCTCAAAATTGTTTTCCCGAAATTGCCTTGGGGCCCTTACCGAATTTTTACCCCTTTATCGTCAATGATCCTGGAGAAGGATGCCAGTCCAAACGCCGCTCCCAGGCCGTGATTATTGATCACCTCACCCCCCCAATGACCCAGGCCGGACTCTATGGGCCGTTGGATGAATTAAGCCAAGTTTTGGATGAATATTACGAAGCTGAACAACTCGATCCGCCCCGATTGCCCCTGTTGAAAGAACGCATTGATGAATTGATTAAAGTCCTGCATTTAGATCAGGATTTAGCCCATCTTGCACCGGCTGATAGTGGGGATTGGCAGGCCTGGTTGAATCAAACTGATGGCTATTTATGTGAACTGCGGGATGCTCAAATTCGGGATGGCTTGCATATTTTAGGGGAATGCCCAGGCCAAACTCAACTCCGAGATTTAATTGTGGCGATTGCGAGATCACCTAATCGGATTCATCTTGGTTTAACCCGTGCTTTAGCATTAGATTTAGGCTTTGATTGCGATCCCTTAACAACACCCGCTACTGAACCCAGTCCTGATCCAAAATTTCGCGCCGTGGGTGATTGGACAGCAAATTTAGATCACCAAGCTCTATTATTAATTGATCAGCTTTTGACTCAAGATAGACCAACTAATTTAGGCATAGAAACAACCAAAGTTTTGGCCTGGATTTCTGAGAGTTTACTCCCCAACCTCCGCCGCACCGATGAAGAACTGACCCAACTCTTACGGGGACTCAATGGCAGCTATATTCCCAGTGGCCCCAGTGGCGCACCCACCCGTGGCAGACCCGATGTATTACCGACAGGACGCAATTTTTATGCTGTTGATTTAAGAGCGATTCCGACCGAAGTGGCCTGGGATTTGGGCCGGAAAGCTGCCGAAGCCGTGATTGAACGCTACACCCAAGAACAGGGCGACTATCCGAAAACTCTGGGCCTCTCCGTTTGGGGAACCGCCACAATGCGCACCGGGGGAGATGACATTGCTGAAGCTCTTGCGCTCTTAGGCGTAATGCCAGTTTGGGATGGGCCAAGTCGCCGGGTTGTGGATATTGAAGCGATTCCCCTGTCTCTTTTAGGGCGGCCCCGAGTAGATGTCACCTTACGAATTTCCGGCTTTTTCCGGGATGCTTTTCCGAACCTGATTCAACTGTTTGATGATGCCGTGAACTTAGTCGCTAGTCTGAATGAACCGCCGGAACAAAATCCCCTAGCTGCCACTGTCAAAACCGAGATCACCACCGCCATCCAACAAGGTCAAGATCAAAACACCGCCCAAACCCAGGCCAGGTTACGGATTTTTGGATCTCCCCCAGGTGCCTATGGAGCCGGATTGCAAGGATTGATTGACAACCCCCAGGCCTGGGACACCACCGCCGACCTCGCCCAAGCCTATATCCACTGGAGCAGCACCGCCTATACCGGAACTGGCCAGAGCCAACCGGCCCCCCAGGCCTTTCAAAATCGCCTCGCCCAAATGCAAATCGTCCTCCAAAACCAAGACAACCGCGAGCATGATCTTCTCGATTCCGATGACTATTACCAGTTTCAAGGGGGACTCACCGCCGCCGTTAAACTCCTCAACGACCAGGCCCCAAGCGTTTATTTTGGCGATCATGGTCAAAGCGAGAATCCCCAAATTAGAGCCTTAAGTGAAGAACTGGCCCGTGTTTATCGCTCCCGTGTGATTAATCCGAAATGGATCGCGGGTGTGATGCGTCATGGCTATAAAGGCGCGGCGGAAATGGCGGCCACTGTTGATTTTCTCTTTGGGTATGCTGCCACCACCCAGGCCATCCCAAATCATATGTTTGCCGGAGTCGCCCAGGCCTATGTTTTTGATCAAACCGTCCAAGATTTTCTCCAGGCCAAGAACCCCCATGTTTTACGGGATATGGCTGAGCGATTGTTAGAAGCTGAACACCGGGGCCTGTGGACAGAAGTCGAGCCAACCACTAAAGACCAATTACGAGCCATCTTGCACCAGGCCGAAGCCAAAGTCGAAGAATGTTCATCCTGAGGTTCCCTGCCATAGAGTCCTAACAGCCTAGCCTGTACGAATTCAAGAGCTGCACAGTATATTGGACTTATTGCAGCAAGAGTAAGGTAGATGGCTGGCTAGCCCCATGGGAGCAGTATGGAATTGTTCACTATTGGCCACTCTAACCATGACATGAATAGCTTTATTGCCCTACTTCAACAGCATGGGGTGACTGCTATTGCTGATGTTCGTTCACAGCCCTATAGCCGATTCTTACCACAATACAATCGAGAAGCTCTGCAAAAAATACTCGATAATCATGGCATTAAATATGTATTCCTCGGTAGGGAACTGGGGGCAAGGCCAA
It encodes:
- the cobN gene encoding cobaltochelatase subunit CobN; translated protein: MHRIINLTNQNVTNSNSETVNFIRQTPAPIFFLTTADTDIHVLSQARPRLPENFPAVRVMNYLNLQQQIVIDDYAEAVLAQAQVIVLRLLGGRAYWAYGLEVLQTTVADSGAKLIVLPGDDRPDLELMSLSSLPLDDVDQLWRYFLEGGVENMTQALLFLGFTCLDTPQIPALPKPVARVGVFEWESSIRLAATAPKVGILFYRAHYLAGNTAPITALCQALSQKGLQPIPVYAQSLQDETIQAELLKLLAPTPDSKIDLILNTTSFSIARLDLAQQDTERGLEFWQALDVPVIQVILSGSGLSTWQESTLGLSPRDLAMNVVLPEVDGRIISRAISFKSGDLYDDELETAIIGYQSEPSRIEFVADLAAHWVNLKRISNADKKVALILANYPAKDGRIANGVGLDTPASCVKIIHELKAAGYDLGDQPLPNTGDELIQQLIKGMTHDPESYYRPVNQCFRVQDYQIWLESQPETIQQKLATYYPKLENDIPIPGLQLGNIFISIQPPRGNDLDPNTNYHNPDLPPTPSYLSFYLWIRHQFQANAVIHIGKHGNLEWLPGKSVALSQNCFPEIALGPLPNFYPFIVNDPGEGCQSKRRSQAVIIDHLTPPMTQAGLYGPLDELSQVLDEYYEAEQLDPPRLPLLKERIDELIKVLHLDQDLAHLAPADSGDWQAWLNQTDGYLCELRDAQIRDGLHILGECPGQTQLRDLIVAIARSPNRIHLGLTRALALDLGFDCDPLTTPATEPSPDPKFRAVGDWTANLDHQALLLIDQLLTQDRPTNLGIETTKVLAWISESLLPNLRRTDEELTQLLRGLNGSYIPSGPSGAPTRGRPDVLPTGRNFYAVDLRAIPTEVAWDLGRKAAEAVIERYTQEQGDYPKTLGLSVWGTATMRTGGDDIAEALALLGVMPVWDGPSRRVVDIEAIPLSLLGRPRVDVTLRISGFFRDAFPNLIQLFDDAVNLVASLNEPPEQNPLAATVKTEITTAIQQGQDQNTAQTQARLRIFGSPPGAYGAGLQGLIDNPQAWDTTADLAQAYIHWSSTAYTGTGQSQPAPQAFQNRLAQMQIVLQNQDNREHDLLDSDDYYQFQGGLTAAVKLLNDQAPSVYFGDHGQSENPQIRALSEELARVYRSRVINPKWIAGVMRHGYKGAAEMAATVDFLFGYAATTQAIPNHMFAGVAQAYVFDQTVQDFLQAKNPHVLRDMAERLLEAEHRGLWTEVEPTTKDQLRAILHQAEAKVEECSS